One part of the Thiothrix nivea DSM 5205 genome encodes these proteins:
- a CDS encoding NAD(P)/FAD-dependent oxidoreductase, which produces MAHVVILGAGTGGMPAAYEMKEMLGKAHEVTVINERDYFQFVPSNPWVAVGWRTRSDITFPIEKYLSKKGINFIAARCDKIDTEGNALHLDNGQVINYDYLVIATGPKLFFQEVEGAGPHGGHTHSVCDVTHAETAYGDYQKMLEKGSGHIIVGAMPFASCFGPAYEFAFIVDADLRKRGVRNKFKMTYVSSEPYIGHLGLGGVGDSKGMLESELRNHHMSWIVNAKTTKVEAGKMHVTEMNAKGEVEKEHEIAFDFAMMLPAFKGVDAVAAVEGLCNPRGFVIVDELHRSPKYKNIYSAGVCIAIPPVEATPVPTGAPKTGYMIESMVTSLVHNIADELAGKEPHTTGTWNAICLADMGDTGAAFVALPQIPPRNVAWFKKGKWVHMAKIAFEKYFIRKMKKGSSEPFYEKSILKMMGITRI; this is translated from the coding sequence ATGGCTCATGTCGTTATTCTAGGTGCCGGGACAGGAGGAATGCCCGCCGCTTATGAAATGAAAGAAATGCTTGGTAAGGCACACGAAGTCACCGTCATCAATGAACGTGATTACTTCCAGTTTGTGCCTTCCAACCCTTGGGTTGCAGTCGGCTGGCGTACCCGTTCTGACATCACTTTCCCGATCGAAAAATACCTTAGCAAGAAAGGCATCAACTTCATTGCCGCACGCTGCGACAAGATTGACACCGAGGGTAACGCCCTGCACTTGGATAACGGCCAGGTTATTAACTACGATTATCTGGTTATTGCCACCGGCCCGAAACTGTTCTTCCAGGAAGTGGAAGGCGCAGGCCCGCACGGCGGCCACACCCATTCCGTGTGTGACGTTACCCATGCGGAAACGGCTTACGGTGATTACCAGAAAATGCTGGAAAAAGGTTCCGGCCATATCATCGTTGGGGCGATGCCGTTCGCCAGCTGCTTCGGCCCTGCTTACGAGTTCGCTTTCATCGTTGACGCTGACCTGCGTAAGCGCGGCGTGCGTAACAAGTTCAAGATGACTTATGTTTCTTCCGAGCCATACATCGGTCATCTGGGTTTGGGTGGCGTAGGCGATTCCAAAGGTATGTTGGAGTCCGAACTGCGCAACCACCACATGAGCTGGATCGTCAACGCCAAGACCACCAAGGTCGAAGCTGGCAAGATGCACGTTACCGAGATGAACGCCAAGGGTGAAGTGGAAAAAGAACACGAAATCGCGTTCGACTTCGCCATGATGCTGCCAGCGTTCAAGGGCGTTGATGCCGTTGCTGCGGTAGAAGGTCTGTGCAACCCGCGTGGTTTCGTCATCGTTGACGAACTGCATCGCAGCCCGAAATACAAGAACATCTACTCCGCAGGTGTCTGTATCGCGATCCCGCCAGTCGAAGCAACGCCGGTTCCAACCGGCGCGCCAAAGACCGGTTACATGATCGAATCCATGGTAACCTCTCTGGTTCATAATATTGCTGATGAACTGGCTGGCAAGGAACCACACACCACCGGTACCTGGAACGCCATCTGTCTGGCGGACATGGGTGACACCGGTGCGGCCTTCGTAGCACTGCCACAGATCCCACCGCGCAACGTTGCATGGTTCAAGAAAGGCAAGTGGGTACACATGGCCAAGATCGCGTTCGAGAAGTACTTCATCCGCAAGATGAAGAAAGGCAGTTCCGAGCCGTTCTACGAAAAGTCCATCCTGAAGATGATGGGTATTACCCGTATCTAA
- the hemH gene encoding ferrochelatase: MNRFLNEKDYFHGKAECTGVLLVNLGTPDAPDKPSLRRYLREFLSDPRVVEIPRLAWYPILYGIILNKRPAASAAKYKEVWTENGSPLMAISLQQQKALQKELDIRFEGPVKIELAMRYGNPSIPSALRKLKEAGARRILILPLYPQYCAATNATTFDKVFDELKRWRWMAELRLVNHYHDHPSYISALADSVLQHWEKHPRGQLLVMSFHGIPKRNLTLGDPYHCECHKTARLLAQELNLKPKEYRVTFQSRFGKAEWLQPYTDKTMQALPGEGIKNVDVICPGFAADCLETLEEIQQENHEYFQHAGGENYHYIPALNANGKHIQALADIIQQHTQGWPETSPGWTEAAQQKRAEKTLQRAIDKGAKK, translated from the coding sequence GTGAACCGCTTCCTCAACGAAAAGGATTATTTCCACGGCAAGGCGGAATGCACCGGCGTATTGCTGGTCAACCTGGGTACGCCCGATGCGCCCGACAAGCCCTCGCTGCGCCGCTACTTGCGTGAATTCCTGTCTGACCCGCGCGTGGTGGAAATCCCCCGCTTGGCTTGGTATCCAATCCTCTACGGCATCATCCTCAACAAGCGCCCCGCCGCCAGCGCTGCCAAATACAAAGAGGTGTGGACAGAAAACGGCTCCCCACTGATGGCGATTTCCCTGCAACAACAAAAAGCCTTGCAGAAGGAACTCGACATCCGCTTTGAAGGCCCGGTGAAAATCGAGCTGGCGATGCGTTACGGCAACCCCTCGATCCCTTCGGCCCTGCGCAAGCTCAAGGAAGCGGGCGCTCGGCGCATCCTGATCCTGCCGCTGTACCCGCAGTATTGCGCCGCCACCAATGCCACCACCTTCGACAAGGTGTTCGACGAACTCAAGCGCTGGCGCTGGATGGCGGAACTGCGGCTGGTCAACCATTACCACGATCACCCCAGTTATATCAGCGCACTGGCTGACAGCGTGTTGCAACATTGGGAAAAACACCCGCGCGGGCAACTGCTGGTCATGTCATTCCACGGCATCCCCAAACGCAACCTGACGCTGGGCGACCCCTACCATTGCGAATGCCACAAAACCGCGCGCTTGCTCGCGCAAGAACTTAACCTCAAACCCAAAGAATACCGTGTCACGTTCCAGTCGCGTTTTGGCAAGGCGGAATGGCTGCAACCCTACACCGACAAGACCATGCAGGCGCTGCCCGGCGAAGGCATCAAGAACGTGGATGTCATCTGCCCCGGTTTCGCCGCCGACTGCTTGGAAACGCTGGAAGAAATCCAGCAGGAAAACCACGAATATTTCCAGCACGCAGGCGGGGAAAACTATCACTACATCCCCGCCCTCAATGCCAATGGCAAACACATCCAGGCGCTCGCCGACATCATCCAGCAACACACCCAAGGCTGGCCGGAAACCTCACCCGGCTGGACTGAAGCTGCGCAACAAAAACGGGCGGAAAAAACCCTGCAACGCGCCATCGACAAGGGAGCCAAAAAGTGA
- the nadC gene encoding carboxylating nicotinate-nucleotide diphosphorylase has protein sequence MNLPNDLQETVARALAEDIGTGDVTAGLIPADKQAVANVICREDAIICGTAWFDEVFRQLDAAVQVAWQCQDGGKVGADALLCTLRGSARSILSGERAALNFLQTLSATATATRCYVDLVAHTNCRILDTRKTLPGLRTAQKYAVLCGGGTNHRIGLYDRVLIKENHIMATGSITAAIQQARKLHPGILVEVETETMQELAEATAAQADIIMLDDYDLDTMHEAVRMTAGKIPLEASGSVSPETVVAIAETGVDFVSIGSITKHIRAVDLSMRFVK, from the coding sequence ATGAATTTACCAAACGATTTGCAAGAAACCGTTGCTCGCGCACTGGCGGAAGACATCGGTACGGGGGATGTGACGGCAGGGCTGATTCCGGCTGATAAACAGGCGGTTGCCAATGTTATTTGCCGGGAAGATGCCATCATTTGTGGTACGGCATGGTTTGACGAAGTATTCCGTCAGTTGGATGCAGCAGTACAGGTGGCATGGCAGTGTCAGGATGGCGGCAAGGTGGGTGCAGATGCGCTGCTGTGTACCCTGCGTGGAAGCGCCCGCTCCATTCTCAGTGGTGAACGTGCGGCATTAAATTTCCTGCAAACCTTGTCGGCAACGGCAACTGCTACCCGTTGTTATGTCGATCTGGTCGCGCATACCAACTGTCGGATTCTGGATACCCGTAAAACCTTGCCAGGCTTACGCACTGCGCAGAAATACGCCGTTTTATGCGGTGGCGGAACCAATCACCGCATCGGTCTGTATGACCGTGTGCTGATCAAGGAAAACCACATCATGGCGACTGGTTCGATTACGGCTGCCATCCAGCAGGCTCGCAAGTTGCACCCCGGAATCCTGGTCGAAGTCGAAACCGAAACCATGCAGGAACTGGCGGAAGCGACTGCCGCGCAGGCTGACATTATCATGCTGGACGATTATGATCTCGATACCATGCATGAAGCGGTGCGGATGACTGCCGGGAAAATTCCGCTGGAAGCTTCCGGCAGTGTCAGCCCCGAAACCGTGGTGGCGATTGCCGAAACGGGGGTGGATTTCGTTTCCATCGGCAGCATTACCAAGCACATCCGCGCAGTCGATTTGTCGATGAGGTTTGTGAAATGA
- a CDS encoding multifunctional CCA addition/repair protein has product MSETKTYLVGGAVRDQLLGLPIKDRDWVVTGATPADLQAQGFKPVGNDFPVFLHPQTSEEYALARTERKTAKGYHGFQFHAAPEVSLEEDLIRRDLTINAMAQDESGNLIDPYGGQADLQAKLLRHVSLAFSEDPVRILRVARFAARFAPLGFRVADATQQLMHAMVDAGEVDALVPERVWQETVRALAEPAPEQFFQVLRECGALRVLFPEIDRLFGIPQPAKYHPEIDCGIHTLLVLQQAAKLSQEPEVRFAALTHDLGKGLTPAEVLPSHHGHELVSYQLTTELCERLRVPNRFRELAEHVAKFHGHIHKAKELRPQTLLKVLEATDAFRKPERFEQLLLACEADARGRTGFENRPYPQADMFRQALAACQGVDTREIIQQGFQGIQIKEETHHRRVNRVKEILGSLDIAGE; this is encoded by the coding sequence ATGAGTGAAACCAAAACTTATCTCGTCGGTGGGGCTGTGCGCGATCAGCTACTGGGTTTGCCGATCAAAGACCGTGACTGGGTAGTAACCGGTGCAACCCCCGCAGACCTGCAAGCGCAAGGGTTCAAACCGGTAGGCAACGACTTCCCGGTATTCCTGCACCCCCAGACCAGCGAGGAATACGCGCTGGCGCGTACCGAACGCAAAACTGCCAAGGGATACCACGGCTTCCAGTTCCATGCAGCACCTGAAGTCAGCCTGGAAGAAGACCTGATCAGACGCGACCTAACGATCAACGCCATGGCACAGGATGAAAGCGGTAACCTTATCGACCCCTACGGCGGGCAAGCTGACTTGCAGGCAAAACTGCTGCGGCACGTTTCCTTAGCTTTCAGCGAAGACCCGGTACGTATCCTGCGGGTTGCCCGCTTTGCCGCGCGTTTTGCCCCATTGGGTTTCCGGGTGGCCGACGCAACCCAGCAACTGATGCACGCGATGGTGGATGCAGGCGAAGTGGATGCGCTGGTTCCCGAACGGGTCTGGCAGGAAACCGTACGCGCCTTGGCGGAACCCGCCCCTGAGCAGTTTTTTCAGGTGTTGCGCGAATGTGGCGCATTGCGAGTACTGTTCCCCGAAATCGACCGTCTGTTCGGCATACCACAACCGGCGAAATACCACCCGGAAATTGATTGCGGCATCCACACCCTGCTGGTCTTGCAACAAGCCGCCAAACTGAGCCAGGAACCAGAAGTGCGTTTCGCCGCCCTCACCCACGACCTCGGCAAAGGGCTAACGCCCGCAGAAGTCCTCCCCAGCCATCATGGGCATGAACTTGTCAGCTACCAATTGACGACAGAACTGTGTGAACGCCTGCGGGTTCCCAACCGTTTTCGTGAACTCGCTGAACATGTGGCAAAATTTCATGGTCATATACATAAGGCAAAGGAATTACGCCCGCAGACCCTGCTGAAAGTGCTGGAAGCCACCGACGCCTTCCGCAAGCCAGAACGTTTTGAACAACTGCTGCTGGCCTGCGAAGCCGATGCACGTGGGCGTACCGGGTTTGAAAACCGGCCCTACCCTCAGGCAGACATGTTCCGGCAAGCCTTGGCCGCCTGTCAGGGAGTGGATACCCGGGAAATCATCCAGCAAGGCTTTCAGGGCATACAAATCAAGGAAGAAACCCATCACCGCCGAGTAAATAGGGTCAAAGAAATATTAGGGAGTCTTGATATTGCAGGCGAGTAG
- a CDS encoding protein disulfide oxidoreductase, with protein MKETTTDSDAPGKRRRWLRWLLEGLIIFAIIFGLRTWQQRGMLEGEAPDFERVSLNGGDIHLDDYRGQPILLHFWASWCPMCELEQDSITAISKDWKVITVAFQSGGKDEVQRYLERKKLTGWITVVDEDGSLAAQYGIRGVPTSYVLDAEGSIRFREVGLTSGWGLRLRLWLADLLVGA; from the coding sequence ATGAAAGAAACCACAACAGATTCGGATGCTCCGGGCAAACGTCGCCGCTGGCTACGCTGGCTGCTGGAAGGGTTGATTATCTTCGCCATCATTTTCGGGCTGCGCACCTGGCAGCAGCGTGGGATGCTGGAAGGCGAAGCGCCGGATTTTGAGCGGGTATCCCTGAATGGTGGGGACATCCACCTCGACGATTACCGTGGCCAGCCGATCCTGCTGCACTTTTGGGCCAGCTGGTGTCCCATGTGTGAGCTGGAGCAGGATAGCATCACGGCCATTAGCAAGGACTGGAAAGTCATTACGGTCGCCTTCCAGTCAGGGGGCAAGGATGAGGTGCAGCGTTACCTGGAACGTAAAAAACTGACGGGTTGGATTACGGTGGTGGATGAGGATGGCTCACTGGCGGCGCAATACGGCATTCGCGGCGTACCTACCAGCTACGTGCTGGATGCGGAAGGCAGTATCCGTTTTCGCGAGGTTGGGCTGACTTCGGGGTGGGGCTTGCGTCTACGTTTGTGGCTGGCTGACTTGCTGGTCGGTGCTTAG
- the murI gene encoding glutamate racemase — protein MPIQQPIGVFDSGLGGISVLREIHRLLPAEDLIYVADSGHAPYGGKEPDYIRHRSLRVADFLLGQGVKVLVVACNTATVHAVEFLRATLPIPVVGIEPAVKPAARLTQSGVIGVLATQQTVNSPRLRLLIHEHASGVEVITQACPGLVEHVEAGDFSSEDVLQLLKHYTLPLLDAGADTLVLGCTHYPFLSGAIHAVTHGRMTVLETSTPVTHQLMRILEKHELRRTSSAPGTIRFYSSRHDEQHYISMQTLWQNRLDLVLLPAPYR, from the coding sequence ATGCCCATTCAGCAGCCGATTGGCGTATTTGATTCCGGGTTGGGCGGGATTTCGGTATTGCGCGAAATCCACCGTCTGTTGCCTGCCGAAGATTTGATTTACGTGGCGGATTCCGGCCACGCACCTTATGGCGGCAAGGAGCCGGATTATATTCGCCATCGCAGCCTGCGGGTGGCCGATTTCCTGCTGGGACAGGGGGTGAAAGTGCTGGTGGTGGCATGCAATACCGCCACTGTCCACGCGGTCGAATTCCTGCGCGCCACCCTGCCGATCCCGGTGGTCGGCATTGAGCCTGCCGTCAAACCTGCCGCGCGCCTGACACAGAGTGGCGTCATCGGCGTGCTGGCCACCCAGCAAACTGTCAACAGCCCACGACTGCGCCTCCTGATCCATGAACATGCCAGTGGCGTGGAGGTGATCACGCAAGCCTGCCCTGGTCTGGTCGAGCATGTGGAAGCTGGTGATTTCAGCAGCGAAGACGTGCTGCAATTGCTCAAACACTACACCTTGCCGTTGCTGGACGCGGGGGCCGATACGCTGGTGTTGGGTTGCACGCATTACCCGTTCCTCTCTGGCGCTATCCATGCCGTGACCCACGGGCGCATGACAGTGCTGGAAACCAGCACGCCAGTGACGCACCAACTGATGCGCATCCTGGAAAAGCATGAACTGCGCAGGACAAGTTCTGCGCCGGGAACCATCAGGTTCTACTCCAGCCGTCACGACGAGCAACATTACATCAGTATGCAGACCCTGTGGCAGAACCGCCTCGACCTCGTGTTGCTACCAGCCCCTTACCGTTGA
- the lysA gene encoding diaminopimelate decarboxylase, whose translation MDHFEYRNGQLFAEDVAVADIAHAHGTPCYIYSRATLERHWHAFNDAFGTQPHLVCYAVKANSNIAILNLFARLGSGFDIVSGGELERVLRAGGDPDKVVFSGVGKKAVEIRHALEVGIRCFNVESEAELDRINAVAGEMGKVAPVSLRVNPDVDAQTHPYISTGLKENKFGIEIGRAEAVYLKAAAMPNLKVVGIDCHIGSQLLTLTPFMDALQRVLALAERLAEQGVQVHHLDIGGGLGVRYKHDQLAPSPADYMANLFTDERLRQYEIFVEPGRAIAANAGILVTEVEFLKMAEYKNFAVVDAAMNDLIRPALYSAWQEIIPVVPRSEGKTETYDVVGPVCETGDFLGKERDLNIQPGDLLAVRSSGAYGFTMASNYNTRPRALEVMVDGSAMHVIRQRETFEDLVRGEAILP comes from the coding sequence ATGGATCATTTTGAATACCGCAACGGCCAGTTGTTTGCCGAAGACGTGGCAGTTGCCGACATTGCCCACGCACACGGCACGCCTTGCTACATCTATTCCCGCGCCACGCTGGAGCGTCACTGGCACGCTTTTAACGACGCTTTCGGCACGCAGCCGCATCTGGTTTGTTACGCTGTGAAAGCTAATTCCAACATTGCCATTCTCAACCTGTTTGCGCGGCTGGGTTCCGGCTTCGATATCGTGTCGGGTGGAGAACTGGAGCGGGTGCTACGGGCAGGTGGTGACCCTGACAAAGTGGTCTTTTCTGGCGTTGGCAAGAAAGCAGTGGAAATCCGCCACGCGCTGGAAGTCGGTATCCGCTGTTTCAACGTCGAGTCCGAAGCAGAGCTGGATCGTATCAATGCCGTTGCGGGTGAAATGGGCAAGGTCGCGCCGGTTTCCTTGCGCGTGAATCCGGACGTGGATGCGCAGACCCACCCCTACATTTCTACCGGCCTGAAAGAGAACAAATTCGGCATCGAGATCGGGCGGGCGGAAGCGGTTTACCTGAAAGCAGCGGCGATGCCCAACCTGAAAGTTGTCGGTATCGACTGCCACATCGGTTCGCAATTGCTCACGTTGACGCCGTTCATGGATGCGCTGCAACGGGTGCTGGCTCTGGCGGAACGGCTGGCGGAACAGGGTGTGCAAGTCCATCACCTCGACATTGGTGGTGGTTTGGGTGTGCGCTACAAGCATGATCAGCTTGCGCCCAGTCCGGCAGATTACATGGCAAATCTGTTTACTGATGAGCGTCTGCGTCAGTATGAAATTTTCGTCGAGCCGGGCAGGGCGATTGCAGCCAACGCCGGTATCCTGGTGACGGAGGTCGAGTTCCTGAAAATGGCGGAATACAAGAATTTCGCGGTGGTGGATGCGGCCATGAATGACTTGATCCGCCCGGCCTTGTATAGCGCGTGGCAGGAAATCATTCCGGTGGTTCCGCGCAGTGAGGGCAAAACCGAGACTTATGATGTCGTTGGGCCGGTGTGCGAGACGGGCGATTTCCTGGGTAAGGAGCGTGACCTCAATATCCAGCCGGGGGATTTGCTGGCGGTGCGTTCATCCGGTGCGTATGGTTTCACCATGGCTTCCAATTACAACACCCGGCCACGCGCGCTGGAAGTGATGGTGGATGGCAGCGCCATGCATGTGATCCGCCAGCGTGAAACGTTCGAGGATTTGGTGCGGGGGGAGGCGATTCTTCCTTAA
- a CDS encoding competence/damage-inducible protein A, whose amino-acid sequence MKIGLILIGDELLSGLRQDKHMATIIGFLKARGLQLAWMRMIGDDWDLLVQTLRETLPSKDIVFSFGGIGATPDDLTRQAAAAASGRQLLRHPQAVALIESRFGEGAYPNRIRMSELPDGCTLIPNPVNQIPGFKIANHHFVPGFPDMAWPMTEWALDTFYPQYFDTSPEVERRWLLREVQESELIPMMEELLQTFPDVRLSSLPSTATRRQIDFGLKGKAAAVQRAAKWFETWVFANHVNCERLP is encoded by the coding sequence GTGAAAATCGGCTTGATACTGATCGGTGACGAACTCCTCAGCGGCCTGCGCCAGGATAAGCACATGGCCACCATCATCGGTTTTCTGAAAGCACGCGGCCTGCAACTGGCGTGGATGCGTATGATCGGCGACGACTGGGACTTGCTGGTACAAACCCTGCGCGAAACCCTGCCAAGTAAAGACATTGTATTCAGCTTCGGCGGCATTGGCGCAACGCCGGATGACCTGACCCGGCAAGCTGCCGCTGCTGCTTCAGGACGCCAATTGCTGCGCCACCCACAGGCGGTTGCCCTGATCGAAAGCCGCTTTGGCGAAGGTGCCTACCCTAACCGTATCCGCATGAGCGAATTACCAGACGGCTGCACCCTGATCCCCAACCCGGTAAACCAGATTCCCGGTTTCAAGATCGCCAACCACCATTTTGTACCCGGTTTCCCCGACATGGCCTGGCCAATGACAGAGTGGGCACTGGATACCTTCTACCCGCAATACTTCGACACCAGCCCCGAAGTGGAGCGGCGCTGGCTGCTGCGCGAAGTGCAGGAAAGTGAGCTGATCCCGATGATGGAAGAGCTGCTGCAAACCTTCCCGGACGTGCGCCTTTCCAGCCTGCCCAGCACCGCCACCCGCCGTCAGATTGATTTCGGCCTCAAAGGCAAGGCGGCGGCAGTACAACGCGCAGCGAAATGGTTCGAGACGTGGGTGTTCGCCAATCATGTGAACTGTGAACGGCTGCCGTGA
- a CDS encoding sulfite exporter TauE/SafE family protein produces the protein MDGGWLDHSQYLAAFMVGLLGGVHCIGMCGGIVSALTFGLPPTRRQQMGSLLPMLLAYNAGRISGYMLAGALMGGLGATFLAILSADHAVTFNLGLKIFAAAFMIALGLYVAGIWQGVAHIEKAGRVLWRWIEPAGRRFMPVDSPAKALPLGFIWGWLPCGLVYSVLAWAFTAGSISKGALLMLAFGLGTLPILLLMGAAAAILSRFTRNQAVKRVAGLLMVALGLLLLGQALAGF, from the coding sequence ATGGATGGGGGCTGGCTTGACCATTCCCAATACCTGGCCGCCTTCATGGTCGGGCTGTTGGGTGGTGTCCATTGCATTGGCATGTGCGGTGGCATTGTTAGCGCTTTGACCTTTGGCCTACCGCCCACCCGCCGCCAACAGATGGGTAGCCTGTTGCCCATGTTACTGGCCTACAATGCCGGGCGCATCAGCGGTTACATGCTGGCGGGCGCGTTAATGGGGGGGTTGGGGGCAACTTTCCTCGCTATCCTGTCAGCTGATCATGCCGTAACCTTCAACCTTGGCCTGAAAATTTTTGCCGCCGCCTTTATGATTGCGCTCGGCCTGTACGTGGCCGGTATTTGGCAGGGTGTTGCCCATATTGAAAAAGCCGGTCGGGTTTTGTGGCGCTGGATTGAACCTGCCGGACGGCGTTTCATGCCAGTGGATTCCCCAGCAAAAGCCCTGCCACTGGGTTTTATCTGGGGTTGGCTGCCCTGCGGGCTGGTTTACAGCGTGCTGGCCTGGGCATTCACGGCGGGCAGCATCAGCAAGGGTGCGTTGTTAATGCTGGCGTTTGGTCTGGGAACCTTGCCGATCTTGCTGTTGATGGGCGCGGCGGCGGCTATTCTCAGCCGTTTCACCCGTAACCAAGCCGTCAAACGCGTAGCAGGTTTGCTGATGGTTGCTTTAGGCTTGCTGCTGCTAGGACAAGCGCTGGCCGGATTCTAA
- the hspQ gene encoding heat shock protein HspQ, which translates to MMEEKTASFGIGQVIHHRLFNYRGVIFDVDPDFQGTEEWFEKNVEAGNPSKEEPWYHVLIDQDGRVAYVAECNLEAEADDLIEPVEHPLLENFFTGFNGDHYQARQTLN; encoded by the coding sequence ATGATGGAAGAAAAAACCGCTTCTTTCGGCATCGGCCAGGTTATTCACCATCGGCTATTCAATTATCGCGGCGTCATCTTCGACGTAGACCCGGATTTTCAGGGCACTGAGGAATGGTTCGAGAAAAACGTGGAAGCGGGCAACCCCAGCAAGGAAGAGCCTTGGTATCACGTCCTGATCGACCAGGATGGCCGGGTCGCCTATGTGGCGGAATGCAACCTGGAAGCAGAAGCAGACGACCTCATCGAACCTGTCGAACACCCGCTGCTGGAAAATTTCTTCACCGGCTTTAACGGTGACCATTATCAAGCCCGACAAACGCTCAACTAA
- the lptM gene encoding LPS translocon maturation chaperone LptM: MKNWLGLAIVLVLLAGCGNKGPLYLPDDAKAKQEQAK; encoded by the coding sequence ATGAAAAACTGGCTGGGGTTGGCTATCGTATTGGTCTTATTGGCAGGTTGTGGCAACAAGGGGCCGCTCTATCTGCCCGATGACGCAAAAGCAAAACAGGAACAGGCGAAGTAA
- a CDS encoding phosphate-starvation-inducible protein PsiE: MNNSPLSISQKALHWLEYALLIIITLATIVAVGQEIFTMVGHMSVQIADLLLLFIYLEIITMVIVYLQSGSVPVRMPLYIGMVALARYLILDMKAMDTWQMLAISGSILLIAFAVLVVRFGHVKYPYEQVKQGHFPQ; encoded by the coding sequence ATGAACAATTCGCCGCTGTCGATCAGCCAAAAAGCATTGCATTGGCTGGAATATGCCCTGCTGATCATCATCACGCTGGCAACCATCGTAGCAGTCGGGCAGGAAATATTTACCATGGTTGGACACATGAGTGTGCAGATCGCAGATTTGCTATTGCTGTTCATTTACCTCGAAATCATCACGATGGTCATTGTCTACCTGCAATCTGGATCAGTTCCGGTGCGGATGCCGCTGTACATCGGCATGGTCGCCCTGGCGCGTTACCTGATCCTGGACATGAAAGCGATGGATACCTGGCAGATGCTGGCCATTTCCGGTTCCATCCTGCTGATTGCATTTGCAGTGCTGGTGGTACGTTTCGGCCATGTGAAATACCCGTATGAACAAGTCAAGCAGGGGCATTTTCCACAGTGA
- a CDS encoding inositol monophosphatase family protein yields the protein MMQPDLQVLMAEIRQIAQEEILPRFARVGYEVKHDGSLLTEADLATDRRIREFLQRAWPQIAFLSEEMERHEQERLLRESDSLWCLDPLDGTSNFAAGLPLFAISLALFQQGEVVLALTYDPIRDEMFSAQQGQGAWLNGKPLQCQKSGFPLCNAVAMVDFKRLPARLKCALMENSPYGSQRNLGSCVLEWAWMAANRGHLYLHGGMKLWDLAAGTLILAEAGGYACTLDGEAVFKPAMEPRSVVISPDKALFDAWFHYLQANR from the coding sequence ATGATGCAGCCCGATTTGCAAGTATTGATGGCGGAAATACGTCAAATTGCCCAGGAAGAGATCCTGCCCCGGTTCGCACGGGTGGGTTATGAAGTCAAGCACGACGGCAGCCTGTTGACGGAGGCTGATTTGGCGACGGATCGGCGTATTCGCGAATTTCTGCAACGCGCATGGCCGCAAATCGCCTTTCTGAGCGAGGAAATGGAACGCCATGAACAGGAGCGTCTACTGCGTGAGTCAGATTCCCTCTGGTGTCTCGACCCACTGGATGGTACTAGCAATTTCGCTGCTGGCCTGCCGCTGTTCGCTATCTCATTGGCACTGTTCCAGCAGGGCGAAGTGGTGCTGGCGCTGACTTACGACCCGATACGTGACGAAATGTTTAGCGCGCAGCAAGGGCAGGGCGCGTGGCTGAATGGCAAGCCCTTGCAGTGCCAGAAAAGCGGTTTCCCATTGTGCAATGCGGTGGCAATGGTCGATTTCAAACGTCTGCCCGCCCGCCTCAAGTGCGCATTGATGGAAAACTCTCCCTATGGCTCGCAGCGCAACCTCGGCAGTTGCGTGTTGGAATGGGCGTGGATGGCGGCCAACCGTGGCCATCTCTACTTGCACGGCGGCATGAAACTGTGGGATCTGGCGGCAGGAACGCTGATCCTGGCCGAAGCGGGCGGTTATGCTTGTACGCTGGATGGCGAAGCGGTTTTCAAACCGGCGATGGAGCCACGCTCGGTGGTCATTTCCCCGGATAAGGCATTGTTTGACGCCTGGTTCCACTATTTGCAGGCGAACCGTTAA